From the Acaryochloris thomasi RCC1774 genome, one window contains:
- a CDS encoding CHAT domain-containing protein, with protein MRSSLTSVCIGTALSGAMLLGAAQVLSSTPEVIPIDADSSQGIAQGRALYRQGQFSAAARIWQQEQERLLSVGDVLGHATVLNYLSLAYQQLGRLSEAEDAIATSLTLLQSSGPSQPYAQALNTQGRLRLILGQPEAALTSWQQATAVYQQLNDATGTAGSRINQAQAMEVLGLYRRACKTLLQASNLPSDCDLSTPEQWRSVLRHFEAQSDPQLKQVGLRTLGNSLRLAGQLDAAGTILQASLALPQTPVDRAITLLNLGKLEHRRYQHLRPLITSAAILPDAALAPAQQALAYWQQADLALSSDAQIQALALQSQLHRLSLGIELQQNQDAPPPAGQMSLQDKPQIDQVIAALRRRGIAHLPTSYQAVNAQLHFTQSLVRLGTEQRPLALTMANTALRQAQELQNTRAESHALGLLGQIYEQNQQWAESQRLTEQALVKAQTVRATDLAGQWQWQLGRIYQARRQRDAALNAYEAAIATLTNNRRDLLALDRNIQASFQADVEPVYRQFVDLLLQSPDLNNNARLQQAMEVIDTLQRVELENFLRCDLASIVSLAQQPLAADTALIYPILLSDRIEVIVRLPGGQIQRHTTRLPQPQVEATLAQLRVELEKSYISKDVHALSQQVYDWMIRPAESELAQIKNLVFVLDGSFRDLPMAALHDGDQYLVEKGYAVALVPGLQLLPSRSLSQTRLRALTFGLSETPPLQAAPPLPQVEEELTQISAYLPTRQHLNQAFTPVELQREIQSTPYSVVHIATHGQFSSDPEQTYLQTWNQRLQGSQLSSILQDRAPQGLQPIELLVLSACTTAAGDNRAILGLAGLAVQSGARSTMASLWSIGDRSTAQLMRHFYQTLTTQQGQITKAEALRQAQVKLLKTPGYEAPGFWAPFLLVGDWR; from the coding sequence ATGCGTTCTTCGTTGACCTCTGTGTGTATCGGGACGGCTTTGAGTGGGGCAATGCTGCTGGGGGCAGCTCAGGTTTTATCCTCTACGCCAGAAGTGATACCTATAGATGCAGACAGTTCGCAGGGCATTGCTCAGGGCCGCGCGCTATATCGGCAGGGTCAGTTTTCGGCAGCTGCGAGGATTTGGCAACAGGAGCAAGAAAGATTGCTTTCTGTAGGTGACGTGCTCGGCCATGCCACCGTTTTGAACTATCTCTCGCTGGCCTATCAGCAGCTGGGGCGGCTGTCTGAGGCAGAAGATGCGATCGCAACCAGTCTCACTCTCCTGCAATCGTCTGGCCCATCGCAGCCCTATGCCCAAGCTCTCAATACCCAAGGACGTCTGCGGCTCATTCTAGGGCAACCGGAAGCCGCCCTCACGAGCTGGCAGCAGGCGACCGCCGTTTATCAGCAGTTGAATGACGCCACCGGCACAGCCGGTAGCCGGATCAACCAAGCCCAGGCAATGGAGGTGCTAGGACTTTATCGGCGCGCCTGTAAAACCCTGCTGCAGGCCAGCAACTTGCCCTCTGATTGCGATCTGTCCACCCCAGAACAGTGGCGGTCTGTCCTGCGTCACTTTGAGGCTCAGTCTGATCCGCAGCTTAAGCAAGTGGGCCTACGCACCCTCGGCAACAGCCTTCGGCTGGCGGGACAGCTTGACGCGGCGGGCACTATTTTGCAGGCCAGTTTAGCTCTGCCTCAAACACCGGTTGATCGAGCCATCACGCTGTTGAACCTCGGCAAGCTGGAGCATCGGCGGTATCAGCACCTACGGCCCCTAATCACCAGCGCCGCGATTTTGCCTGACGCGGCCCTGGCCCCTGCCCAGCAGGCTCTAGCCTACTGGCAGCAGGCAGACTTAGCCCTCTCCTCCGATGCCCAGATTCAGGCTCTAGCGTTGCAAAGTCAACTGCATCGGCTCAGTCTAGGCATCGAGCTACAGCAAAACCAAGACGCCCCCCCCCCCGCAGGGCAGATGTCCTTACAAGACAAGCCACAGATTGATCAAGTGATCGCCGCGCTCCGTCGTCGCGGTATTGCCCATCTCCCCACTAGCTATCAGGCCGTCAATGCCCAGCTCCACTTTACCCAGAGCCTCGTGCGTCTAGGCACAGAGCAGCGGCCCTTGGCACTCACGATGGCCAATACAGCCCTTCGACAGGCCCAGGAACTGCAAAATACCCGTGCTGAGTCCCACGCCCTCGGTTTGTTGGGGCAAATCTATGAGCAAAATCAGCAGTGGGCAGAGTCGCAGCGATTGACAGAGCAGGCATTGGTTAAGGCCCAAACCGTTAGGGCAACTGACTTAGCGGGTCAGTGGCAGTGGCAGCTGGGACGGATTTATCAAGCTCGCCGACAGCGGGACGCCGCCCTAAATGCCTATGAAGCTGCGATCGCAACCCTCACCAACAACCGCCGAGATCTCTTAGCCCTGGACCGCAATATTCAAGCGTCATTTCAGGCCGACGTCGAGCCTGTGTATCGCCAATTTGTCGATTTACTGCTGCAGTCCCCTGATCTCAATAATAATGCTCGGCTACAGCAGGCAATGGAGGTCATTGATACTCTGCAGCGCGTAGAACTCGAAAATTTTCTACGCTGTGACCTGGCCTCAATCGTGTCCTTAGCCCAGCAACCCTTGGCTGCAGATACCGCTCTCATTTACCCCATTCTTCTATCAGATCGAATCGAGGTGATCGTTAGGCTACCCGGTGGACAGATACAGCGTCATACGACCCGACTGCCACAGCCGCAAGTAGAAGCAACGCTGGCGCAGCTTAGAGTTGAGCTGGAAAAAAGCTATATCTCTAAGGATGTCCATGCCCTCTCACAGCAGGTTTACGATTGGATGATTCGTCCTGCAGAGTCAGAGCTGGCGCAGATTAAGAATCTGGTTTTTGTCCTGGATGGTTCCTTCCGCGATTTGCCCATGGCGGCACTCCACGATGGCGATCAGTACTTGGTGGAGAAAGGATATGCCGTTGCCCTTGTCCCTGGCCTCCAGCTTTTGCCGTCGCGTTCTCTCAGCCAGACTCGGCTACGGGCCTTAACCTTCGGTCTATCAGAAACGCCGCCCCTGCAGGCTGCGCCCCCTCTGCCACAGGTCGAGGAAGAGCTGACCCAGATCAGTGCCTACCTCCCGACTCGGCAGCACTTGAATCAGGCGTTTACCCCAGTAGAGCTGCAAAGAGAAATTCAGAGCACACCCTACAGCGTTGTTCACATTGCCACCCATGGGCAATTTAGTTCAGATCCAGAGCAAACCTATCTACAGACCTGGAACCAGCGCCTCCAGGGGAGTCAGCTCAGCAGTATTCTCCAAGATCGTGCTCCCCAAGGACTGCAGCCCATTGAACTATTGGTGCTCAGTGCCTGTACCACGGCGGCGGGGGACAACCGGGCGATTTTGGGGTTGGCGGGGCTGGCCGTGCAGTCCGGCGCTCGCAGTACGATGGCTTCGCTATGGTCCATTGGCGATCGCTCAACGGCACAGCTCATGCGTCATTTCTATCAAACGTTGACCACCCAGCAGGGCCAAATCACCAAGGCTGAAGCGCTGCGGCAGGCGCAGGTGAAGCTGCTAAAGACGCCCGGTTACGAGGCTCCTGGCTTTTGGGCACCCTTCCTGTTAGTGGGGGATTGGCGTTGA
- a CDS encoding two-partner secretion domain-containing protein, which yields MVKNCLFLSTFSLCVLGMAAGDGQAQVQGDATVGTQVTSSDQLNFDIDGGRQVGGNLFQSFRTFSVPINGSADFNSGPTVTNIISRVTGSAASNIDGLIRVPNSDANLFFINPNGIFFGPNARLSLDGSFLASTASQILFAGGDRFSATQPTSLLTVRTPIGLGFGPTAAPIQNQSRTTGRLGSSRRRLGDRTVGLQVNAGRTLALVGGDIDLLGGNLTAARGRVELASVGPGSRVDLSAVGQNWILDVPEGATLGNIRLSQGSLVTAGGRGTGSVQVQGQKLTLLNAKINATLSTNPVDMTFQGGTISLRVPGRIVLSGDSEVATRTRAPVSGGTVLIETGQLILRDGGTVTSSTVGENNSGDAGRVVINATDLIRVSGRNPSRRGQSAIFSQSVAGATGNAGRVKITTRRLVVENGGQVSVGAVEDPDPNGFGQGVSNGDGGSLSIMATDSILVTGVGIDENGDLQPSALIAEAQGEGMAGSLVLRTGQLLVQDQGLVTVSSLEEGSAGNISVLADTIRLEGGLLNAETATDSGGNIVLRAADYILLRQESMISTSGGIGNAGGDGGNIRIAAPLVVAVPGENSDIRTDAFLGNGGAVSINTDGLLGFSRPPLDTGLTNDITANSRFGLDGVVQVNTPEIDPSKDTVALPEVIRTAVLTQGCQAGQQGSQFIHTRRGGKPSEPQEIGSQSIWDDLRPSSIRRAVKAPSRWRGATTGLRKLPSPIRPLQEAQGWARDARGNLVLLAQAPNVTPNAFAQAAVPCHSY from the coding sequence ATGGTTAAAAATTGTCTGTTTTTATCAACCTTTAGCCTTTGTGTGCTTGGGATGGCGGCTGGTGACGGTCAGGCTCAGGTTCAAGGCGATGCAACGGTCGGAACTCAGGTTACATCGTCGGATCAACTCAATTTTGATATTGATGGCGGTCGGCAAGTTGGCGGTAATCTATTTCAGAGCTTCAGAACTTTCTCAGTCCCCATAAATGGGTCTGCTGACTTCAACAGTGGACCTACTGTCACTAACATCATTAGCCGGGTAACAGGTTCCGCAGCCTCCAATATTGACGGATTAATTCGGGTCCCAAATAGTGATGCCAACCTTTTCTTCATTAATCCCAACGGTATCTTTTTTGGTCCCAATGCTCGTCTGAGTCTGGACGGTTCCTTCTTAGCGAGCACCGCTAGCCAAATCTTGTTTGCAGGAGGCGATCGCTTTAGCGCCACTCAGCCCACCTCTTTGTTGACTGTTCGCACGCCTATCGGTCTTGGATTTGGTCCCACAGCTGCCCCCATTCAAAACCAGTCGCGCACCACGGGGAGGTTAGGTTCTTCCCGAAGACGATTGGGCGATAGAACAGTGGGGCTGCAGGTTAATGCAGGCAGAACCTTGGCTCTGGTGGGCGGTGATATAGATCTCCTCGGGGGGAACCTTACCGCCGCACGGGGGCGCGTTGAGTTAGCGAGCGTTGGCCCCGGTAGCCGCGTAGATCTCAGTGCCGTCGGGCAAAACTGGATATTAGACGTGCCAGAGGGAGCGACTCTAGGCAATATTCGCTTGTCGCAAGGGTCATTAGTGACGGCTGGGGGGCGAGGTACGGGTTCGGTGCAGGTTCAGGGGCAGAAGCTAACGCTTTTGAACGCCAAAATCAATGCGACGCTTAGTACTAACCCTGTGGATATGACTTTTCAGGGCGGTACGATTAGCCTTCGGGTGCCAGGTCGAATTGTGCTTAGCGGTGACAGCGAAGTGGCAACACGTACTCGAGCGCCGGTCAGTGGAGGAACGGTGTTGATCGAGACGGGTCAGCTTATTTTGAGAGATGGTGGCACAGTAACCTCTTCAACCGTTGGGGAGAATAATTCTGGAGATGCGGGTCGGGTTGTGATTAATGCCACCGATCTGATTCGGGTAAGTGGTCGCAACCCGAGCCGACGCGGGCAAAGTGCGATCTTTTCCCAGAGTGTGGCGGGGGCGACAGGGAATGCCGGTCGGGTGAAAATCACCACACGACGACTGGTGGTTGAAAATGGTGGCCAGGTATCAGTGGGGGCTGTGGAAGATCCAGATCCAAATGGCTTTGGCCAAGGTGTCAGCAATGGCGATGGAGGTAGCTTAAGCATCATGGCCACCGATTCCATTCTGGTGACGGGGGTGGGAATTGATGAGAATGGCGATCTGCAACCCAGTGCCTTGATTGCAGAAGCTCAGGGTGAGGGCATGGCCGGGAGCCTGGTATTGAGAACGGGGCAACTTTTGGTTCAAGATCAGGGACTCGTCACGGTCAGCAGCCTAGAGGAGGGTTCAGCAGGTAATATTAGCGTTCTTGCTGATACCATTCGCCTGGAGGGGGGGCTGCTCAATGCAGAGACGGCAACCGACAGTGGCGGCAATATTGTGCTGCGGGCCGCAGACTATATTCTTCTACGTCAAGAGAGCATGATCTCAACCTCTGGCGGCATTGGGAACGCGGGAGGGGATGGAGGCAATATTCGGATTGCGGCTCCGCTGGTGGTCGCGGTCCCTGGTGAAAACAGTGATATTCGTACCGATGCATTTCTCGGAAATGGAGGTGCTGTCTCTATCAATACTGATGGGCTGCTCGGGTTCAGTCGTCCGCCTTTAGATACGGGATTGACGAACGATATCACGGCCAACTCTCGATTTGGTCTTGATGGGGTGGTACAGGTGAATACGCCCGAGATTGACCCGAGTAAGGATACGGTGGCGCTGCCGGAAGTGATCCGAACTGCGGTACTAACTCAGGGATGCCAAGCCGGGCAGCAGGGCAGCCAGTTCATTCACACTCGACGGGGGGGGAAACCTTCAGAGCCACAGGAGATCGGGAGCCAAAGCATCTGGGATGATCTCCGGCCTTCATCTATCAGGCGGGCCGTAAAGGCTCCGTCTCGGTGGCGAGGAGCGACCACTGGTCTGCGAAAATTGCCATCTCCCATTCGTCCTTTACAAGAGGCCCAGGGGTGGGCAAGAGATGCTAGAGGGAATCTTGTGCTGCTAGCTCAGGCTCCGAACGTGACGCCGAATGCCTTTGCTCAGGCTGCTGTTCCCTGTCACTCTTATTGA
- the recG gene encoding ATP-dependent DNA helicase RecG — translation MVDSAPPIPPAPTLPDWTRLQRSLAVEAERGFSDLEGKEFRFSQFLKQSLETSAVPFLKPDEQERWQQTAARFEKYSELPLNKRQHLVAETRRLLYHAQQDYRRVIEPESAPKPKQPKTTSLETKNREITLDQELTYLPGVGPKSADKLAKLGLYSVRDILFYYPRDHIDYARQVKIADLEVGETVTLVATVRRCNCFSSPKNSKLTIFDLTIRDATGQIKLNRFFAGNRFRSRGWQEGQKRLYPPGAIVAASGLVKSSKYGITLDNPDIEVLDHSGGEIDSLTVGRVVPIYPLTEGVQPALVRRAVIAALPAAKKLKEPLPEALLNSHNLVGIGDAIANIHFPENSTALDRARRRLIFDEFFYLQLGLLLRRQQQRQTQQSNPLSARGELVERFYDVLPFQFTDAQQRVVKEILTDIESPEPMNRLVQGDVGAGKTVVAVVALLAAIQSGYQTALMAPTEVLAEQHYRKLVEWFNQLHLPVELLTGSTKAAKRREIASQLETGELPLLVGTHALIEDKVQFQSLGLVVIDEQHRFGVQQRARLQQKGQHPHVLTMTATPIPRTLALTLHGDLDVSQIDELPPGRQAIQTTMLTPKDRTHAYDLIRREVAMGRQVYVVLPLVEESEKLDLKSAISEHERLQNTVFPNFKVGLLHGRMKSAEKDAEISRFRDGEMQVIVSTTVIEVGVDIPNATVMLIEHAERFGLSQLHQLRGRVGRGAHQSFCLLMNSSKNETAKQRLKVMEQSQDGFWISEMDMRFRGPGEVMGTRQSGLPDLALASLVDDQEALELARDAAEKAIAQDPTLERWPLMRTELEQRYQRLMGGAIFT, via the coding sequence ATGGTTGATTCAGCTCCACCTATTCCACCTGCACCAACGCTGCCTGACTGGACACGGCTGCAGCGATCGCTCGCTGTCGAAGCCGAGCGCGGCTTTAGCGATCTCGAAGGCAAGGAATTTCGGTTTAGCCAATTCCTCAAGCAAAGCTTAGAAACCTCCGCCGTTCCCTTTTTGAAGCCTGATGAGCAGGAACGCTGGCAGCAAACCGCCGCCCGCTTTGAAAAATACTCTGAGCTGCCCCTCAACAAACGTCAGCATCTTGTCGCAGAAACTCGCCGTCTGCTCTACCACGCTCAGCAGGATTACCGTCGCGTCATAGAGCCAGAATCTGCCCCTAAACCCAAGCAACCTAAAACGACATCGCTAGAAACGAAGAATCGAGAGATTACGCTTGATCAAGAACTTACCTACCTTCCGGGTGTTGGCCCTAAAAGTGCTGATAAACTTGCCAAGCTGGGTCTGTATAGCGTTCGAGATATTCTGTTCTACTATCCACGCGATCACATCGACTATGCTCGTCAGGTCAAAATCGCAGACCTCGAGGTAGGGGAAACGGTGACGCTGGTGGCAACGGTGCGTCGCTGCAACTGCTTCAGCAGTCCTAAAAACTCGAAGCTGACAATTTTTGACCTGACGATTCGAGATGCTACGGGGCAAATTAAACTGAATCGGTTCTTCGCCGGGAATCGGTTTCGCAGTCGCGGTTGGCAAGAGGGACAAAAGCGGCTCTATCCTCCGGGGGCGATTGTTGCGGCGTCCGGGCTGGTGAAAAGCAGCAAGTATGGCATTACCCTCGATAATCCTGATATCGAAGTGCTCGATCATTCTGGTGGTGAGATTGACTCGCTCACGGTGGGGCGGGTGGTGCCCATTTATCCTTTAACGGAAGGAGTGCAGCCTGCCTTAGTGCGGCGAGCGGTGATTGCGGCTCTGCCTGCAGCGAAGAAACTCAAAGAGCCACTGCCGGAAGCTTTGCTCAACAGCCATAATTTAGTAGGTATTGGAGATGCGATCGCAAATATCCATTTCCCCGAAAACAGCACGGCCTTAGACCGCGCCCGCCGCCGCCTGATCTTCGACGAGTTCTTCTACCTGCAGCTTGGTCTGCTGCTGCGGCGTCAACAACAGCGTCAGACTCAACAGAGCAATCCCCTCAGCGCTCGAGGCGAACTCGTGGAGCGATTCTATGATGTCCTGCCCTTTCAGTTCACAGATGCCCAACAGCGCGTCGTCAAAGAGATACTGACCGATATTGAATCTCCTGAACCCATGAATCGTCTTGTACAGGGAGATGTTGGGGCCGGTAAAACGGTTGTAGCCGTGGTGGCATTACTGGCTGCGATACAATCTGGCTACCAAACCGCACTCATGGCTCCAACAGAAGTCTTGGCCGAACAGCATTACCGCAAACTCGTGGAATGGTTTAATCAGCTTCATTTACCGGTGGAGTTACTGACCGGCTCCACCAAAGCCGCCAAGCGCAGAGAAATTGCCAGCCAACTAGAAACGGGAGAACTACCGCTTCTAGTTGGCACCCATGCTCTGATTGAAGATAAAGTACAGTTTCAGAGCCTAGGCTTAGTCGTCATTGACGAACAACATCGCTTTGGCGTTCAGCAGCGAGCCAGACTACAGCAAAAGGGTCAACATCCCCACGTGCTGACGATGACGGCAACCCCCATTCCTCGAACTCTGGCGCTGACACTCCACGGAGATTTAGATGTCAGTCAGATTGATGAGCTGCCTCCAGGACGGCAGGCAATTCAGACCACGATGCTGACGCCCAAAGATCGCACCCATGCCTATGACTTGATTCGGCGCGAAGTGGCAATGGGCCGTCAGGTTTATGTCGTTCTACCGCTAGTGGAAGAATCAGAAAAGTTAGATCTTAAATCTGCAATTTCTGAACATGAACGACTGCAAAATACCGTCTTCCCCAACTTTAAGGTGGGATTGCTCCACGGTCGCATGAAGTCCGCCGAGAAAGACGCTGAAATTAGCCGGTTCCGAGATGGCGAGATGCAGGTGATTGTTTCTACCACCGTTATTGAGGTTGGAGTCGATATCCCCAACGCAACAGTGATGCTAATTGAGCATGCTGAACGATTTGGTCTCTCACAGCTTCACCAGCTTCGGGGCCGCGTCGGTCGGGGTGCTCACCAGTCCTTCTGTCTATTGATGAATAGCTCGAAGAATGAAACCGCTAAGCAGCGCTTGAAAGTGATGGAGCAGTCCCAGGACGGGTTTTGGATTTCTGAGATGGATATGCGCTTTCGAGGTCCGGGCGAAGTGATGGGGACGCGCCAATCGGGGCTACCAGATCTGGCTTTGGCAAGCTTAGTGGACGATCAGGAAGCGCTGGAGCTAGCGAGAGATGCGGCGGAGAAGGCGATCGCACAGGACCCAACCCTTGAACGCTGGCCTCTCATGCGAACAGAGCTGGAACAGCGCTATCAGCGCTTAATGGGTGGCGCTATTTTTACTTAA
- a CDS encoding TPM domain-containing protein, which translates to MKYSTFKICLTGFLAMLMSLGIALGSPAALATDTAISLPTESTAVLDLAKSLTTVQKENLDQRLADFEQETGWKLRVLTQLERTPRQAIKKLWSLDDHSVLILAQPQEGNILNFSIGDAVYQILPRNFWLEVQNRLGNKYYIQQNGEDQAILTAINSIEVCLRRDGCSVMPGISDEQWVFTLIASILGGLICGFGAQPRNAEELFSWRWALMFSPLWGILFFAFGVAPVMARTSDWLPLMRNIAGFLFACIGVILVGSGPSTTTES; encoded by the coding sequence ATGAAATATTCGACTTTTAAAATTTGTTTGACAGGTTTCTTGGCAATGTTGATGAGTTTGGGGATAGCATTAGGTTCCCCAGCAGCTCTAGCGACCGATACTGCAATATCGTTGCCGACCGAGTCAACTGCAGTTCTCGATTTAGCGAAGTCACTCACCACAGTTCAAAAAGAGAATCTAGATCAGCGCTTGGCAGACTTTGAACAGGAAACAGGTTGGAAGCTCAGAGTATTAACGCAGCTTGAGCGGACGCCTCGACAGGCAATCAAAAAGCTATGGAGTCTAGATGACCATAGTGTATTGATCCTAGCCCAGCCACAGGAAGGGAATATCCTCAACTTCAGTATCGGAGATGCCGTTTACCAGATCTTGCCCCGTAATTTCTGGCTAGAGGTTCAAAATCGCCTCGGCAACAAGTACTACATTCAACAAAATGGCGAAGACCAAGCAATTCTAACGGCGATCAATTCGATTGAAGTGTGCCTCCGTCGGGATGGCTGCAGCGTCATGCCGGGGATCTCAGATGAGCAGTGGGTCTTTACTCTGATTGCATCAATCTTAGGGGGACTCATTTGTGGCTTTGGGGCACAACCGCGCAATGCTGAAGAGCTATTTTCATGGCGATGGGCACTGATGTTTTCCCCACTGTGGGGTATTTTGTTCTTCGCGTTTGGTGTTGCCCCTGTCATGGCACGTACGTCTGATTGGCTCCCTCTAATGCGAAATATTGCAGGCTTTTTGTTTGCCTGTATTGGAGTTATTTTGGTCGGCTCTGGTCCATCTACAACAACAGAATCGTAG